From the Salvia miltiorrhiza cultivar Shanhuang (shh) unplaced genomic scaffold, IMPLAD_Smil_shh fragScaff_scaffold_141_1, whole genome shotgun sequence genome, one window contains:
- the LOC131002497 gene encoding uncharacterized protein LOC131002497, whose amino-acid sequence MGSAEVLYEYWGMFKQMLAKCPQHQIPDHDLIQYFMGGLRRQDRKWLHAACGGSILNKSVAEAFKLIADMAEESRDEERTIVRTTPVPAPSAQDEKLDKLCNMFEKFMTNQGTPNQGIPNIRKPVKPGGNNGGQNQKPFEPYRQQYNNQGWRQHENLRYGNNNFLGPNQGQTSNPPQYSQQPQQARGSSLSELVHQMAQQQVKFQQETEKFIMETRGGMQNVNSQLSHLAQAVARLEKVDKEKNKEKLEINEQVGKGSADEEEFALEKEAKRKTTGKGKEKSSQTEPIIPFPGRMAKEQEKEELTELVKIFKKVEVNMPL is encoded by the exons ATGGGATCGGCAGAAGTCCTATATGAGTACTGGGGAATGTTCAAACAGATGctggccaaatgcccacaacaccaaATACCAGATCATGATCTTATTCAGTATTTCATGGGAGGACTCCGAAGGCAAGATAGGAAATGGTTACACGCTGCATGTGGAGGATCGATCTTAAACAAATCTGTAGCAGAAGCTTTCAAGCTCATAGCCGAcatggcagaggaatcaagagaTGAGGAAAGGACTATAGTCAGAACTACTCCGGTGCCGGctccttctgcccaagacgaAAAGTTGGACAAGCTTTGCAACATGTTCGAGAAGTTTATGACGAACCAAGGAACACCCAATCAAGGGATTCCCAACATTCGGAAGCCTGTGAAG CCAGGAGGAAACAACGGAGGGCAAAACCAGAAACCTTTTGAACCCTACAGGCAGCAGTACAACAATCAAGGATGGAGGCAACATGAGAACCTTAGGTATGGCAACAACAACTTTTTGGGGCCAAACCAAGGGCAAACGAGTAACCCACCACAATActcgcaacaacctcaacaAGCAAGAGGATCCTCTCTATCAGAGCTCGTGCATCAAATGGCCCAACAACAAGTGAAGTTCCAGCAAGAGACCGAAAAGTTCATAATGGAAACTAGAGGAGGAATGCAAAATGTAAACTCCCAACTatcacatcttgcccaagcagTCGCCAGACTTGAAA AGGTTGATAAGgagaaaaacaaagaaaagcTGGAGATCAACGAGCAAGTTGGAAAGGGGTCAGCAGATGAGGAAGAATTTGCCCTAGAGAAAGAGGCAAAGCGAAAGACGACAGGGAAGGGTAAAGAGAAATCAAGCCAGACTGAGCCAATAATCCCCTTTCCAGGCAGAatggccaaggaacaagagaagGAAGAATTAACCGAACTGGTTAAAATCTTCAAGAAGGTGGAGGTCAATATGCCCCtttga